TGTCCACCTCGACCCGGATCTCCCGCTCGAGCCCGCCCCGGATGATCACCGCGCCCACGCCGGGGATGCGCTTCAGAACCGTTGCGATCTGCTTGTCCACGATCTGGTACAGGGCCCGGTACGACTCGGTGGCCTCCACCGACAGGAACAGGATCGGGAAGTTGGCCGACGAGAACTTGAACAGCAGGGGGTTCTCGATGTCCTTGGGCAGGTAGAACTTCGCGATGTCGAGCTTCTCGCGCACGTCGTTGGCGGCCTCGCCCAGGTCCGAGCCCCACTTGAACGTGCAGGTCACCACCGAGAGGCTGTCCTTGGAGATCGAGGTGATCCGGTCCAGGTTCGACACGATGCTGAGCCGGTCCTCGATCACCTTGGTGACGTTCGACTCCACGTCCCGGGCGTTGGCCCCCGGGTAGTAGGTGATGACCGAGATGGCCGGCGGGTCGATCCGGGGCAGCAGGTCGATGTCGAGCCGGGGCAGGCTCCACAGGCCGAACAGCAGCAGGGCCAGCAGGCCCATGAGCACGGCCACGGGCCGCCGGACGGAAAGGGATGGCAGGTTCATGGCCGCCTCACTCGCCCACGCGCTCGGTCACCCGCACCGCCGCGCCGGTGCGCACCACGCCCTCGCCCCGCACCACCACGTCCTCGCCCGCCTCGACCCCGGAGAGGATCTCCACCCGGTCCCCCAGGGCCACGCCGGGCTCCACGTCCCGGCGCTCGGCCCGCCTTTGGGGCGTGACCACGTACACGAACCACACCCCGCTGCCGGGCACCTTGCGCAGCGCGTCCCGGGGCACGGTCACCCCCTGGTGGGCGCCCACCTCGATCCGAACCCGGGCGAACATGCCGGGCCTGAGCGGCGTGCCCTTGGCCGGGAGAAGGATCTCCACTTCGCCGGTGTGGGTCACCGGGTCGAGCCGGGGCAGCACCCGGGCCACCCGGGCGTCGAACCACCGGTCGCCCAGGGCGTCCACGGCCACCCGGGCCCTCTGGCCCCGCCGCACCCGGGGAACGTCGGCCTCGGCCACCTGGGCCCGGAGCTTGAGCCGGTCGAGCCGGGCCAGGGTGAGCACGGGCCGGCCCCCGGCAGTGTCGCCCGGGTCCACCCGGCGGGCCGTGACCGTGCCGTTCCAGGGGGCCGTGACCACGTGGTAGGTGCGCCGCAGGTCGAGCTCCTCCAGGGTCTTCTCCAGGGCGGTGCGCTCGGCGTCCAGGGCGACGCGCTCGGCTCGGGCCACCTTGAGTTGGGCCTCCACGTGGTCGAGCTGCTGGCGGGGGCTCACCCCCTGCTCGAACAGGCTGCGGAACCGCCCGGTGTCGGCCTCCAACATGCCGATCCGGGCGTCCAAGGCCCGGGCCTTGGCGTCCAGCGCCTCCAGCCGGGCCCTCACGCCCTCGATCTGGGTGCGCACCAGCTCGTCGTCGAGCCGCACGAGCACCTGGCCCTTGCGCACCCGGTCGCCCTCGTCCACCGCCACCTCGGTCACGTCGACCCCCACCACCCGGGGCACCAGGTCGGCGGTCTCAAACGGCTCCAGGGTTCCCGTGCCCTCGGCCGTCTCCACGATCCGCTCGGCCCGGGCTCGGGCCACGGCCACGGGCACCTGGACCGGCGCGGCGTCCTCGGCCCGGCCGGCGGCCGGCACCGCCACCGCCAGGAGCACGAGGCCCCACAACAAGGCTCGGGATGCGCGGCTCACGGCGACACCCCCTTCCACACGCACCGGGCCACCAGCGCCGGCCGACCGGCCAGCCGGTCGAGGCGATCGTGGTTCAGGTCGTGCTCCACAAAGGTCCACAGGGTGCCCAGGAAGAACACGGCCGCGTCCTCGGGCCCCAGCCCCGGCGCCAGCTCGGCCCCGCGCCGGGCCAGGAACTGGGCCACCCGGGCCCGGTGGGCCTCGATCCGGTCCCAGATCTCGGCCCCGATCACCTGCCGGAACGCCACCCGGCTGCCCAGGGTCTCCTGGGCCACGGCCCGGCACACCAAGGGGTCGGCCTCAACCCGCTGCACCGCGGTGCGCGCGTAAGCCTCCAGGGCCTCGGGCAGGCTGGCCGGGGGGGCGTCGAGCACCTGCTCCGTGGCCTCGAACAGCCCGGTCAGGAACCGGTCCACCATGGCCCGGAACAGGGCCTCCTTGCTGGGGAAGTGCTTGTACAGGGTGCCCACCCCCATGCCCGCCTCCCGGGCGATCTCGGCCATCTGAGCGCCGTTGAACCCTCCGTGGGCGAACTTGCGGGCGGCCACCGCCAAAATCGTCTCTCGGGCGTTGTCCAGGGAACCCATGGGTCGTCCTCCCGGTTCGAATTGTGATTCGAACCGGGATTCTGGACCCGCCCGCAGCGATTGTCAACCCCTGCGGCCCGTTGCTGAGCGAAGAATCTCCCGTCAGGCCCCCGCGGCGCCGGCAACGGCTCTCCACCCGGCCCTTTGCCCCTGAGCAGGGGGCGATCGCTCCTATTCAACCGCTGGGTGGCGAGGCTTAAGTATTGCCAGACTGGTGCGCTTTCCCCTCGGGGAGTGCGGGGTGGGGGCCTGGTGGAGCGCCGGGTGCGGCCCCTTCGCTCGCCGCGCCCCCCGAATGTCCGGATCGCCTCCGGATCCCAAGGTTTCCGCTATCGTGGCTTGGATGGGCGGGTAAGCGGCGGCATGAGAAGGCGCGGCGATCGGATGCCGCACTCGCGCCCGGCCGGAACCAGGCCCCCACCCCGCACCCTGGCGATACGTTTGGGGGTCTTGTTGACCCGGCGGCAAGATAGGCGCGTCACCTCGGAGGGCGGGGCAAGGGACCTGCCTCCGGGTCCAACGAAAAAGGCCCCGCGGATGCGGGGCCTCGGGGGCGGGGCGAAGGCGGCCGGCGGGTCAGGCGTTGCCGTCGATGATGCGGAGCTGGGGGGCGGTCGGGTCGTCGCCGGTCCACACGGTCTCCTCCCCCTGGTCCGGGCCCACGAACCGGGCCACCTCCCGGATGCGCACGTCGCCCAGGTCGAGCTCCTCCCGCAGGTACCGCAGCAGGTCGGCGGGGTTGGTCTCGCCGCAGGTGAACACGTCCAGGGCCACCAGTCCGTCGTCCGCGTAGCTGTGGGCCGACACGTGGCTCTCGTCCAGGAGCACCATGGCCGTGAACCCGGGGGGGGAGTTGTGCCCGAAGTGGTACCTCACCTGCGAGATCACGTTGGCGCCGGCGCGGGTGGCGGCCCGGGCCATGGCCTCGAGGAACCGCTTGTCGTCCAGGCACACCTCCCGGTCCACGTTCCAGCAGTCCACAAGAAGATGGCGGCCCTTGCTGTTCATGGCGATCCCCTCCGTGCTCGGAGCCCCTAGTACGGTGCAAAGCCGCGTCATTATAGGGACCGGCCGCCGGAAGTAAAGAAAAAAATGGTCCGCGGCCCCCACCCGGACGCCGCCGTTGTCGCCCGGCAGACCCTGTGTTAGGTTTCGGCAGTCCGGGAGTCAGAGGACAGCTCGGGTGGGCCGCCGGGCGGCCTGTTTACGGGGTACAGACTTTGTGTGCGTCTCGGTCCGAGCGCTGCGTGCGGGGCATGGGTTTCAGGGACCAGATTTCAGTGGACAGAGGACAGCAACATCCCGAAAAACGGGCTGGTTTCTCGGAGACATCCTAATAATAAGGTCATCCGATAGCCTTCCCCTGTCCTCCGTCTACTGAATTCTGTCCACTGACACGGCCGCGCCCGGCTCTCCGACAGGTCCCTTGCCCTCCGAGATGGTGAGGTGAGGCCAAAGAGGCGTGATCACGCTTGGAATGCTGGGAGATCACGGAGGGTTTCAAGCCTTCTAGCCTTCCCGTTTCCTAGCCTCCCAGCGGGCCGAAGGCCCCAGACCGACGACCGTTGACGGTAGACCGACGACCGAAGTCGAGGAGGAGAATCCGTGCGTTGGTTGGTGCTCGTGGTGTTCGCCTACCTGTTGGGTTCCGTGCCCACCGGGCTGGTGCTGGCCAAGGCGTTCGGTCTCGGGGATCCCCGCCGGGGAGGCTCCGGCAACATCGGGGCCACCAACGTGGGCCGCACCCTGGGCAAGAAGTGGGGGGCGGTGACCCTGCTCGGCGACGCCTTGAAGGGATTCATTCCCACGGCGCTGGCGCTGGGGGCGTTCTCGTCGCCGTGGGCCGTGGTGAGCGTGGGGTTCGCGGCGTATCTGGGCCACCTGTTTCCCCTGTACCTGCGGTTCAAGGGCGGCAAAGGGGTGGCCACGGGCCTGGGGGTGTTCCTGGCCCTGGCGCCGGGCAGCGTATTCTGGGCCGCGGTGGTGTTTGCCGTGCTGGTGTGGCGGTTCCGCTGGGTGAGCCTGGGCAGCCTGGGGGCGGCCGCTGCCCTGCCCCTGATCCTGGCCTTTTTCGGCCACCCGCTCGCCGTGGTGGTGCTGGGCCTGGCGGTCGGGGGATTCACCTTCTGGACCCATCGGGCCAACATCGAGCGGCTCCTGGACGGCGCCGAGCACCGCGTGGGGCAACCGGGATGAGCGCAGCCGAGGCCCTCAGGCGGCTGCCCGCGGTGGATCGGGTGCTCCAGCACCCCGAGGTGCGCGCGGCCGTGGAGCGGGGCGACCTGCCCCGGCCCGCCGTGGTCGAGGCCGCCCGGGAGGTGCTCGAGCGGATCCGGAGCCGGGTGCGGGAGGGCG
This is a stretch of genomic DNA from Deferrisoma camini S3R1. It encodes these proteins:
- a CDS encoding efflux RND transporter periplasmic adaptor subunit, whose protein sequence is MSRASRALLWGLVLLAVAVPAAGRAEDAAPVQVPVAVARARAERIVETAEGTGTLEPFETADLVPRVVGVDVTEVAVDEGDRVRKGQVLVRLDDELVRTQIEGVRARLEALDAKARALDARIGMLEADTGRFRSLFEQGVSPRQQLDHVEAQLKVARAERVALDAERTALEKTLEELDLRRTYHVVTAPWNGTVTARRVDPGDTAGGRPVLTLARLDRLKLRAQVAEADVPRVRRGQRARVAVDALGDRWFDARVARVLPRLDPVTHTGEVEILLPAKGTPLRPGMFARVRIEVGAHQGVTVPRDALRKVPGSGVWFVYVVTPQRRAERRDVEPGVALGDRVEILSGVEAGEDVVVRGEGVVRTGAAVRVTERVGE
- a CDS encoding TetR/AcrR family transcriptional regulator, which produces MGSLDNARETILAVAARKFAHGGFNGAQMAEIAREAGMGVGTLYKHFPSKEALFRAMVDRFLTGLFEATEQVLDAPPASLPEALEAYARTAVQRVEADPLVCRAVAQETLGSRVAFRQVIGAEIWDRIEAHRARVAQFLARRGAELAPGLGPEDAAVFFLGTLWTFVEHDLNHDRLDRLAGRPALVARCVWKGVSP
- the speD gene encoding adenosylmethionine decarboxylase — protein: MNSKGRHLLVDCWNVDREVCLDDKRFLEAMARAATRAGANVISQVRYHFGHNSPPGFTAMVLLDESHVSAHSYADDGLVALDVFTCGETNPADLLRYLREELDLGDVRIREVARFVGPDQGEETVWTGDDPTAPQLRIIDGNA
- the plsY gene encoding glycerol-3-phosphate 1-O-acyltransferase PlsY, whose protein sequence is MRWLVLVVFAYLLGSVPTGLVLAKAFGLGDPRRGGSGNIGATNVGRTLGKKWGAVTLLGDALKGFIPTALALGAFSSPWAVVSVGFAAYLGHLFPLYLRFKGGKGVATGLGVFLALAPGSVFWAAVVFAVLVWRFRWVSLGSLGAAAALPLILAFFGHPLAVVVLGLAVGGFTFWTHRANIERLLDGAEHRVGQPG